A genomic region of Nostoc sp. UHCC 0702 contains the following coding sequences:
- a CDS encoding YciI family protein: MPKYILWGSYCEDVLEKREPFRQAHLDGLAKQKESGVLITIGPTKDVTKVFGIYEAEDEATVRQLIENDPYWQNGIWTEYSVLEWIQAF, translated from the coding sequence ATGCCAAAATACATCCTGTGGGGAAGTTACTGCGAAGACGTTTTAGAAAAACGTGAACCCTTCCGTCAAGCTCATTTAGACGGATTAGCAAAACAAAAAGAATCTGGTGTATTGATTACTATCGGCCCCACCAAAGATGTCACAAAAGTTTTTGGCATTTATGAAGCCGAAGACGAAGCTACAGTGCGTCAGCTAATTGAAAATGACCCCTATTGGCAAAACGGCATCTGGACTGAGTATTCTGTCCTAGAGTGGATTCAGGCTTTTTAA
- a CDS encoding Uma2 family endonuclease: MTQSLRKLVTFDEFVARYPDNTLKRYELHDGVVIEIPPPTGDHEEVIGFLALEISVEIRRLKLPYFIPKTAFVKPLESESAYSPDVLILNQPNLVNEPLWKKESTVTLPASIPLVIEVVSTNWRDDYFVKLARYEEIGIPEYWIADYAALGGRRFIGNPKQPTISVYSLLEGEYQVSQFRGSDCIISPTFPELNLTAEQIFNAGL; encoded by the coding sequence ATGACTCAATCCTTACGCAAACTAGTTACATTCGATGAATTCGTTGCCAGATACCCAGACAACACTCTTAAACGTTATGAACTCCATGATGGAGTTGTAATCGAAATACCACCACCAACAGGCGACCACGAAGAGGTTATTGGATTTTTGGCGCTAGAGATATCTGTCGAAATTAGGCGACTAAAACTTCCCTATTTCATTCCCAAAACAGCGTTTGTCAAACCACTGGAGAGTGAATCAGCTTATTCACCCGACGTGCTGATATTAAATCAACCAAATTTAGTAAATGAGCCTCTGTGGAAGAAAGAATCTACTGTTACTCTACCAGCATCGATTCCCTTAGTAATCGAGGTAGTAAGTACCAATTGGCGTGATGATTATTTTGTCAAATTAGCTCGTTATGAAGAAATTGGCATCCCTGAGTATTGGATTGCAGATTACGCTGCACTGGGGGGCAGGCGGTTTATTGGCAATCCCAAACAGCCTACAATATCGGTTTATTCACTCCTTGAAGGCGAATACCAAGTCAGTCAGTTCCGTGGGAGTGATTGTATTATCTCACCTACTTTTCCAGAATTGAATTTAACCGCAGAGCAGATTTTCAATGCTGGTTTGTGA
- a CDS encoding phenylalanine--tRNA ligase subunit beta — MRISLSWLRELVEIKLTPEELAETLTMAGFEVEDIEDRRTWANGVVVGRVLERQPHPNADKLSVCQVDIGAAETLNIVCGAANVRADIYVPVATTGTYLPNIDLKIKPAKLRGVPSQGMICSLKELGLPTDVDGIHIFQGENLPLGSDVRPLLGLDDVILDVTATANRADALSMVGIAREVAALTGGKLSIPSPGEVAINNNGKNLTLKIADSQACPAYIGTVIEQVKIAPSTDWLQQRLRAAGVRPINNVVDITNYVLLEWGQPLHAFDKDRLQSVAGNGNLTIGVRFANSGETLKTLDGQTRNLTTQNLLITANDKPVALAGVMGGEETEVHDGSQSLVLEAALFDSVAIRRSSRSVGLRSEASGRYERGVNRAELEVATRRALSLISELAEGVIVQQEIADTRPDKSTWSRSIALRLERVNQVLGPVELGEETGELEAKDVERILTALGCELTSSKQGRWNVSVPPYRYRDLEREIDLIEEIARLYGYDRFCDTLPQKSEAGYLPLDQELIRKLRACLRAEGLTELIHYSLVKPGEDRQIVLSNPLFVEYSALRTDLISGLIDAFQYNLEQGNGSLNGFDLGRIFWLEEDGLQEAEAIAGIIGGDRTLGKWSKGGREQPITWFEAKGILESVFRQLSLQVEYQPDRRDQRLHPGRTASLWIRGQNLGIFGQLHPQLRREKGLPDSVFVFQLDVDVLLDSLDQDEILTPRFKAYSTYPASDRDIAFFAPVKVSVAELEKAINKAGKDLLTSVELFDEYRGENVPQGQRSLAFRLVYRASDRTLTDAEVEPVHNKVREALVEKFGVNLRS, encoded by the coding sequence ATGCGTATTTCTTTAAGTTGGCTACGGGAACTAGTAGAGATCAAACTTACCCCGGAAGAATTAGCCGAAACTCTAACAATGGCTGGGTTTGAAGTAGAAGATATTGAAGACCGTCGCACTTGGGCAAATGGCGTTGTTGTGGGGAGAGTGCTTGAGCGTCAACCCCACCCCAACGCCGATAAGTTGAGTGTTTGCCAAGTGGATATCGGTGCAGCGGAGACTTTAAATATTGTCTGTGGTGCTGCTAATGTCCGTGCAGATATCTATGTGCCAGTGGCAACTACAGGTACTTATTTACCCAACATCGATTTAAAAATTAAACCTGCAAAACTGCGTGGTGTCCCGTCTCAGGGGATGATTTGTTCTTTGAAGGAACTCGGTTTACCCACTGATGTCGATGGAATTCATATTTTTCAAGGGGAAAATCTGCCCTTGGGTAGTGATGTGCGCCCATTGTTGGGTTTGGATGATGTAATTTTAGATGTCACTGCCACCGCCAATCGTGCTGATGCTTTGAGTATGGTAGGCATAGCACGGGAAGTAGCAGCTTTGACTGGCGGTAAGCTCAGCATTCCCTCACCTGGGGAAGTTGCTATTAACAATAATGGCAAAAATCTGACTTTAAAAATTGCTGATTCCCAAGCTTGCCCTGCATATATTGGTACAGTTATTGAACAAGTTAAAATTGCCCCATCCACTGATTGGTTGCAGCAGCGCTTACGGGCAGCTGGAGTAAGACCTATTAATAATGTGGTGGATATTACTAACTATGTTTTGCTGGAATGGGGACAACCGCTACACGCATTTGACAAAGACCGTTTACAATCTGTTGCTGGTAATGGCAATTTAACTATTGGTGTGCGCTTTGCCAATTCTGGAGAAACTCTCAAAACTCTGGATGGACAAACTCGCAACCTCACAACTCAAAATTTATTAATCACTGCTAACGACAAACCCGTGGCTTTGGCGGGAGTTATGGGTGGAGAAGAAACCGAAGTCCATGACGGTAGCCAAAGCTTAGTTTTAGAAGCGGCGTTGTTTGATTCTGTAGCAATTCGCCGTTCTTCCCGCAGTGTCGGTTTAAGAAGTGAAGCTTCTGGAAGATATGAACGCGGCGTTAACCGCGCTGAGTTGGAAGTAGCCACTCGTCGCGCTTTATCGCTGATTAGCGAATTAGCCGAGGGAGTGATTGTCCAGCAAGAAATTGCTGACACGCGCCCTGATAAATCTACCTGGAGTCGTTCCATTGCATTGCGTTTAGAACGAGTGAATCAAGTGTTGGGGCCTGTGGAATTAGGCGAGGAAACAGGAGAACTGGAAGCAAAAGATGTTGAACGGATTTTGACTGCACTAGGCTGTGAATTGACATCTTCAAAACAAGGTAGATGGAATGTTTCTGTACCACCCTACCGTTACCGCGACTTGGAACGGGAAATTGATTTGATAGAAGAAATTGCCCGTCTCTACGGTTATGATCGTTTCTGCGATACCTTGCCACAAAAGTCAGAAGCTGGCTATTTACCTTTAGATCAAGAATTAATTCGCAAGTTGCGGGCTTGTCTGCGGGCTGAAGGTTTGACAGAATTAATTCATTATTCTTTGGTGAAACCAGGGGAAGATAGACAGATAGTATTGAGCAATCCGTTATTTGTAGAATATTCGGCGTTAAGAACCGATTTGATTTCTGGGTTGATTGATGCTTTTCAGTACAACTTAGAGCAAGGAAACGGTTCGCTAAACGGTTTTGATCTGGGGCGGATTTTCTGGCTTGAAGAAGACGGTTTGCAAGAAGCAGAAGCGATCGCTGGGATAATTGGAGGCGATCGCACCCTTGGCAAATGGTCGAAAGGTGGACGTGAACAACCCATCACCTGGTTTGAAGCCAAAGGTATTTTAGAAAGTGTTTTCCGGCAACTTAGCTTACAGGTAGAATATCAACCAGACCGTCGCGATCAACGTTTGCATCCAGGACGCACCGCTTCTTTATGGATTCGCGGTCAAAACCTGGGTATTTTTGGACAACTTCATCCCCAACTGCGGCGCGAAAAAGGTTTACCTGATTCAGTCTTCGTTTTTCAATTAGATGTAGACGTGCTTTTGGATTCCCTAGATCAAGATGAAATTCTGACCCCTAGATTTAAAGCTTATTCTACATATCCCGCTAGCGATCGCGACATCGCTTTCTTCGCCCCGGTGAAAGTCTCAGTCGCCGAACTAGAAAAAGCAATTAATAAAGCTGGTAAAGACTTACTGACATCTGTGGAATTGTTTGATGAATATCGCGGTGAAAACGTCCCCCAAGGACAGCGGAGTTTAGCATTTCGCCTAGTTTATCGTGCAAGCGATCGTACCCTCACCGACGCAGAAGTCGAACCAGTACACAATAAAGTCCGCGAAGCCTTAGTAGAAAAATTCGGCGTCAACCTGAGAAGTTAA